GTTGGAAACATCCAGCCGATCGTTTGGAGGAAGCGCAGTGCGCGGTAAGAGGATGGCTTTTCATTACAGAGCAAGTACTGACTGAGGAAAGATGCATGTTATCTGGCAGGGGGTATCAAAGAAGGAAACATTTTGCATACATCCAAAACCAGACACTTTTTCTACGCTACAAGCTAGCAACAGTTGCACAATATGATGTTATTGTCACATATATGGCTTTAGGTAGAAATCTCTGCAGCCACTCAAAATACAGAATGAGAGCGataaagagaagaggaaattgAGGAATTTTTAGTGGATGAGTGTGATTCTGGGCTTCATGTTGGGTTgcatacatttgtgtttacatcCCATACTAAGATTGTTTAAGCAGCTTGTCACTGCTTCTTGTGTCTGTCTTCAGGATGGGGACTCTGCTGCGTCTTCCCAGTCCCACTTCCCACACAAGGCATTCTGGGTCAGCctctcagcctctctgctcCTGGTCATCGTTGCTCTTGGCTTGACAGGACACCTGGGGCTGTCGCAGTCTTCTCAGGTATGTACGCTATGACTGTCACGACACCCAGCAGGTGTTTCTGACCTTGCCTAAATTAAACAGAGTCTGCTCTTTTTAGTCCTCACAGATTGTGCGAATCACAGTTCCAGATCAGACTGGAGTTCTGATCAACCAGTCAGCCGTAGTGGATCAGCAGAATGACCTGGTGACCTTTCTTGTGACCTCACCGGCAAATAAGACATCCGCTGTGCTCTTTGATGTTAAACATGTACGTGTAGATGatctttgtttgattttacatgttttatggAGAATAATGCGAGAAGACGTGCCTGATTGAAAAAAGTTCTCCAGATCGTGATGGGGAAAAAAGGTCTTATTATGTGCTGATGTGTTGCAGGGTTTAATATGTTACAAACCTGTGGACCAGGAGAGCTGCTTTCTGCAGAAGATGGAAAAGTCCGACTACGACAACGTGCGCTCCCTCCTCCACGAGTCAACGCACAAGGTAACGGGCAGCGCCATTTCAACATGTGAGAACTGAACTGTTGTGTTATATAACAGGGTCTCCCGCGCTGCGATCAGGATATCTAACACTACAAAATTCAACCTGAAAAATGCACCAAAGggcaaatgaaagcaaaagaaagtcGTGGTTGCCCTTTAAGCTCTGCCAGGTGTTTCTAAAGTCGCCCACACTAATGTGCGACTTGGCATTTCTGACCGTGACTTATAGCTTTACCCCAGAAGCCACTGTGCCATTGAGCCAGGCCCTGCTGGGTTTTATGCGTTCTGCATGACTTCTTCACTGGGGTGAAGTGCTCAGACCCTTGAGGGCAAGTATAGTCTGCCTCTCTTGCCTCCACGGCTGAATTCCTCAGCACATCTGATCCCTCCAGGCCACCTCGGCGTTGCCCAGGATCTTCTTACAGGGGACAGCGAGCCAGAGCTCTGGAGTGGGCACAATGGCCACTCTGTGTGAGGGCTCTTTAGCTTTTAAAGCTCCTCTGTTGGATTAAAATACAGCCTGGTGCATTGGTGAGTCAGGGagatccctgtgtgtgtgtgctttgtggtGAATACCCGGACCTCTAATATTTATATCCAGAGTCTATCTTGAATCTTAATTGTAAATTGGCAGTATGAGCAGGTGAAAGGCCACAGATGTGATTTAAATAGAGACTGGATATGTGAGGTGGGACCTAGCAGGTAAACTGAGATGGAGTCCTGTTTCTTCACCttatcatcttttctttttgcacaatAGCCCATTTCCACTCACCAAAAGCCGAGTCTCCGAGCATTTCTGTGATCCTGTCTCCTGGAGTCACATATCTCATCCAGCTCCTCAGTATTCAAACCAAGCAGTCACTTGTGGTCACTTAATCTTATGATGGGGGGATAGGCCTTCTATGGACGGAGAGTAGCTGTGGTTTGTCCCCACTATTCTGCAGTACAATGGTCCTCTTGGTTGGCAAACTGGATGTTATGTGACTCACTCGAGCATAAACACACTTTAAGTGGTTCACTATCAGAGCCAATCAGAAGTGTAAGTGGTGCAATTACACACAGCCTTTGTATCGAATAAGAGCGCAAATATGCAGCCGCGTTGAGCTCATCAGTGAAATTATCTGGCTAATAGCGGCTTGAGTTTCACTCTTCTTCATATCTCCCTCGCTTTGACTCCAAGTTCTTCATTTTACTTTGTGAATGTTCAGTTGAATATGATTTCTCACACTTACTAAATGACACTGCAGCTTCAGAGTGTCTTTTCATCATCACAGAGGACAAAACTCTGAGTCTGTTGTGGATTTTCTGCTGAGATGTTGTGATACGGTCCTCAGCAGAGTCAGTTCCAGCTGTCTGGAAATGAGACCCACAGGCAGATGGAGTTCCTGGGAGTGCTGGGGGCCAGCCAAGTGGATGTGTCCACGCTGGAGGAGCCTGTCCAGGCTCTGTGCCAGGACAGGTCTGTCCACTGGACCAGGAGGACCGAGGGTGAGAACAGCCAGGCTAAACAGACATTAACATCCAAagtaatgtttaaaaaaacaatctttacAAATTTTTGGAGAATGAAAATCTAACTCTGATCACCAGCCTTGGTTATTATGTATGCATGTCTCCATAGAGTTCCAAtgttaaaacacatcagtgagacaTCAGTGAGTGCTGGGTAGCATGTTTCTTCATTACCGTACattaataaagtatttacagATGGGTTAATACATTGTTGGTTTGTTTCTCTTCATGGGATCTGcagacaataagaaaaatatagaatactTCCAGCCTCATTGTTTAAGTCCTGgtctaataaataaaatagataaGAACTGATTTCTGAAGTGTTCTTATCATAGCAGAACTTCCTGTGCCAACAGAGAACAGAGCAAACCTTTGTTCAAACCAGTCAGGCTGCAGGTAATGATCATTTTAAGGCTCATTTGATGCCAGGATCAATATATGaatcatttttcagttaacTATAATTTATGActaaaaagcagcaaatcactTCAGCTGGTTATGATGAACTACtgttatgcttttattttagtttgataTAACCAGAAGAGACAGGGACCAGTTTGTCAGTATCCACAGACACTGTATGaagtttgactttttaaatttagtcaACTGGCAACTCCATAATGAAGCAACGTGTCAGGCTGTGAAACCTGAGCTCTGTCACTCAGTGACCTTTCCACTGATGCAGTGAACGACGGGCTGAAAAGCATTAGACTTGTACTCACTCAGTAGTGAATGTGTGGCTGTAGATGGTGTGCTGAGGACAGACGGAAGGAGCTTTAACATCATACTACAATAAGACTGCTTTTTGACTGTCAGTTGTGTTTAATTtgtaaaaactgacaaaaatataCAGATCAATGTAGCCGGTGTATAGTAGATTTTATGCAATTATACACTGTGAAGTTTAAGTAATATTTGCAGAATTAGGTGATAATATTGCAAATTTAGGGAGACAGTAAATGCTCTCTGCTATTTTGTCGTGCTTTTTATGAGTCACTGTGATCTCCGTGTTGTGTTCAGGTCCGGGCAAGCAGAGGCTGGTCTACTTTTGCATCGACATCTGCTTTCCCAGCAACATctgcgtgtctgtgtgcttcTACTACCTACCAGAGTGACTGTGTCTTCTCTTCCCAGCAAAAGATCAGGGAAGACAAAGTTGTCATTTTAGCTCCCtctacaaggaaaaaaaagaacaaaaaaaaaaaaaaaaacctcaaacaaaAGCCGGCTTTGACTGTTTCTTTTGTGCCATACAGCCGCCAGTAAACCAGTGAAGCAGCCAAccctcccagtctgttttcaTCCTTCCGTGAGAGAAGAGATAGAGGCAAGCTGTCATGGTTATCGCCGCAGCCCCGTCGTCACTCCCTTCATGTGTAATACCCTCTCTAGTGGCGCACTTCAGAGATCACAGAAGAAagacctcttttttttttttgtacatgcCTCTGATTGCATTTCCTGTAACCCACTGCTGCAGCGTCATTATGTGTAACCGTCCCTCTTGCAATGAGAGTGTTTTGATCTGTCTAGTAAAAGACTgctgtgtacttttttttgggacttttatttctgcaaaaacaaagatgaaaactCAAAGACTGTAAGAGCTTGTATGAATAACACCTTTACTGCGAAATCATTTTGTGTACATCATTTTCCCTCGACACTAAGAATAGTACATAGCATGAATTAAAAGAACCAAATGAATTATACAAATCACACGAGAAATAAATCAATTCCACAGCACATCTAAGTTAATGTAAATAATGTGGTCCTTTTGATATAATAAATATGGTgtattataaaaacaaaatgctgaaaaaggaTCTCCAGTTGTGCACAGAGTGATGAAGTTAAAAACATTACCTGATGGTACCTGATGAATATTATCATGTATTTCAATCTGAGGAATTTCTATGCTGTTGTTGCAGAAGTTTCCCAGTATGACCACTTAAATTTGATGCACAACGGCGTGCTGTTCCTTTAAACTGAACGTTTACTTCATGAAGTCTGGCCTTGCTGTGATGCTGAATACTTACAGGCAAGGAAGGACACTGCAGACATCTTGGAACAAACAGTGGATATTCACTGAAATGATCAAACACACAACTCCACGTTCTCAAGATGATCATGTCTGGGAAATTTTTAAGGAACTCCTGTTAGTGCCAACCACACATCTTCCAAAGAGTCCattgcttttctgtctgtccttttctgTCCAACACTGCACAGACTCTCTGCCATCTCCTGTCTCGtcatctctttcctcctcctcagcccagAACGCTGTCATTAAAGGCCAGACACACCACGGCCTTCTGGTGGCCGCTGTATTCCCTCTTGATCTCCCCGGTCTCCACGCACCACAGACGAGCCAGGTTGTCCGAGGAGGCTATTGTACGGGAACAAGAGATATTTACCTCAGCGATATTAAACATTTACCTGCTGCTCGTTGATGTAAGTGTACTGATGCTACATCTATTGTAGTGATAACCCATTTGCCAGGGCTCATGTACTAACCAGTGACAATATACTGGGAGTCTCCAGAGAAAGCACAGTCCCACATCCACCCTCTAGACGTCTCTCCAGGGTTGTTGCTCTTGATGCTCAGCTCTGTCATCAGTGAGAAATTAGACGTCCTCCAGATCTTACAGGTCTGGTCTGCTGAGCAGGTGGCCAGCAGACTGAATAcgaacacaaacagaaagaactGTCTCATGAGCAACAACATCACAGCAGGAAGTTACCTTTTAGTTATTGTTTCAACAATTTTACTATAGcagaactttaaaaaaaaacattcaatggGACAAACAAGGTAAAATTAGTTaaacttctgtgttttctggctACAATAACACTGTTTGATTTTCAAGAGTTaacaagcagagagagactTGGCGTGTAGAAGAGAAGGGCACTGACGTGGAATCAGGGCTGAACTTGCAGCGGAGGGAGTAGCGTTTGTGAGCAGGGATCTTAGTCTTGGGAATGAGCTGAGTCACCTCATCTCCTATGCCTCCAGCAAGGTTCCACACATAACAGTTTCCCTGATATAGGAGAACAAAAGAGCTGAAGGAAGCTGCTTTAATCATTTAATGTAACTTAATGATGTATCAATTAACAGCACCCTTTTCAGACTGCTTGGGGACTGACCGAGCTGTTGACCGCTGCCATGTAACTTGCATCTGGGTCAATGTGAACTGAGTTGACCGAGACCTCTGGTTCAGGAATCAGCTGTTCATTGTGGTCAGTCTTCAGATCCCAGATATGAATCACTCCGCTCTGGTCTCCAACAATTAGCTCTGCCTGAAAAACATACAACACTGACTTTTTACAGACTGATTAGAGCAGTTGACTAACTCacttacaaaaacatttaaacaaaaatgtatccTTGACTATTACATGACAAGCAAACAACAGTATCAATACCGATTTATGCATTAGTATACAAAGTCTCACCTGGTTGggatgcagacaaacacagttaaTGGGAGCATTGACTTGAAATATCCTCTGACACTGGAGATTTCTTGACCTGAGAGGAGCAGTAATGATCAAAATTAGGTTAGCTGACCACAGAGCAAATGTGCTTTAGAAAAAGCGAGCTTCCTTTTGCTGTACCTCAGGTCCCATATGCGAGCCATGCAGTCTTCTCCTCCCGTGTACATCCAGCGTCCATCCTCATGGAAGCCTACAGATGTGATGTTCTTGCTGACGCCGTCGTAGTTGATCACCGGGTTGGGGTTGTTGGAGTTCAGGTCATACATGCGGATGTGCTGATAACCTAAAAGTGTGAATTTCAGTGAAACATAGCAgctgtgaatttaaatgtgcatgtttgtgtttgaagagTAACACTAATATTACAAATGAGGTCTAAGAACAAACCTGCAGCTGCAATCATACTCCTGTCGGGTGTGACCTCAAGTGAATTGACTTGCTGGAAGCAAATGTTAAGGAAGTGGATTGTTTGGGTTTAAGAAATGTCtagattttaaatttaaatttttaaattaaatttagattAAGGAGCTGTTTCATAAATAGTAAACAACAGCCCCTTTACCAGCATGCATGTTGATTTTACTGAGGAATTTTCAGAGCCCTAGACAAAACTGTTTTAATGGGATATATTAAATTGCGTTTTTGGTGGGCCAGTATGACAATGTAATACTTCTTACTGTCCAAAATGATTTGAACATCACAGTgtagattttgtttgttgttagtCGGAGTGAGGATACAGAGTCCTGATGCTGGACTGTCCTGGTGCAGATCCCGCTGTGGGCCTGCCAGAAACGGACAGTGTGGTCGTATCCAGCCGTAGCCAGAATGACCGGGTCGCTGCCCACCGTCCCCTGGTTCACATTCATGCTTGACTGCAGGCTATCACTGCTCGGAGTGAGGCATGTATGACACTGCATAGAAATACAGGAGACAATCGGCTACTGCAGTTTTATGACTGCTGTTTAAGGACAACTctgaacataaacacagtttACGGTCATACGgtgaaaattaaacatttaacttCTTGTAACGTacaggctaacgttagcaaagCAGCCTAGCTATGTTTGAGGACTGACACTGGCACTTTGAGAGCCAACACACTGTTACTGAAGAGTTTATAACACTGTAGGGTATTGTTTATGACAATTTTGATTGCCCAAAAGAATAAATCTAACAAGTTTGATTACCTTGAGTTGTTCGTATTGACGACAAATCAGTACATCGCCGTAATGTGTCCCCCGGCAACATACACGATGATTCAGTAGTTCCGTTTTGACAAGCAGCGCTTTGTCGCCATCTActggctgatgtttttttttttatctttgcagCGCAAGTGAACCACAGCAGCGAGACTATGGAAATAAAAGTTGTCAGTATTAAGTATAGTAATAGTGTCAGTATTAAGACTGTGCCAGAGAGTAGTAATACCACAGGGTATAAATACTCTGTTAAAAGTTAAAGCCGTATACTcaaatgaaaattgaaaaatgtgagatgaaaaaatgtaaaatgaaaaatgtactACAACAGAAAATTGTTAGTAGATACATCTACCAAGTCAACAGTAAAAGTACCAAAAGCACTAGTTTCGCAGAAGGCCACATTTTAGAATAACTCATATTATGTATGTGGATTCtaattattaattcattaatttgtatgtcactttaatgttgcagttgctaaaggtggagctaattttaattaaaggtccagtgtaGGAATTAGAGGCAGAAATGGAAGATAGTATTCAGAATCATGTTTTCGTTTACAATGACCTGAAACTTGGAATCgtgtttttgttactttagaATAAGCCTTTTGTATTTGTTGAGAGGTAAAGTCTCTACCCTTCCACCATCTCCACTGGGGTTGTATGCTACATTCCACTGTACTCTGAactcagaaaaaaatgacctcAGCATAACAGTACAGCACTTTAATAcatatgtttatttaaataaataagttaaataaatacatgaacagCGCAGTGAATGTTCCcagtcaaaaaacacaaagaccaaACGACTATTGTCCTTGTTAACATGTCAGTCAGAACAGTACCACAGGGCAGGTAAAGCAGAAAGCTGCCACACGAGTGCTTTCCCGCCCAGTCAGTGTGCGCTGTGATCACAGCCGGTGCAGCAGGGCAGACATGTGCTGTTTCACCTCTCCTGGGTCGGCCAGTGAGCAGGCCAGGACCACCCCTCGGATCCCGCTCTTCGTTTTAGTGGAAGGGAGAATCtaaaatatattgtaaaaatATCTGAGCATATGATTTGCTTTTATAGCTAACCTACAGCACATAACTGAAAGCTACAGCACCTTGATGTATATTTTGCATCTCTCCAAAAGAAATTTCCACTTCATTGCAGTCCGCTGGTCATCAGTCAAACTGGTAAACTCCTCTGTCTGCAagatatgaaatgaaacatcaaaAGTCTAAAAATGTCATGTGTTGGAACTACAACTAGAGTTTATTTGAactataaaatacaaaatataaaaactgacaTGACTTTCAGCTTAGTTggaaacataaatataatacaACAATGTAGTGTTGTTTGTATTAGTTTTTACATGTACTGGTACTCCACTCTCTCATGTTATCTAGCTTATTCCAGCACATACAGGCTACTCCCTGTAGAAATGAGGCTGAATAATCATCTTTCTAAGTGCTACTGACTGTACAACCAAGTGTCTTCTCCGCCACCGGGCTCCTGAGGGTGCAGGAGTGCAGGGTGCCGGTGTGGTCTGTGAAgtccaccagcaggtcaaagcCTGAGGTGGCTGAAAAAGCCTCATCCCTGCCCGGACAAAACTGGTTGGTGCAGCTGTGCACATCCTCAGTCACCTGAAACTTACACCTGGAGctgagacaggagagagaacAGACTGATCAAGGAAGGGCTTATAAAGCTAGTGGATTTTATTTAGTATACTCAAATGACTGAAGTAGAACATCAGGGGGGAAGGGAAGCTACATCTGTGGACTCACCACCGTGTCCTGATAACTTTTGAAACAGAGGAGTCGAGGTCGAGCTTGGAGATGAAGCTGTATGTGATGCCAAAGAAAGTCTCAGGATTCTCCTGGGCCTTCTTCTTCAGCTGGCTCACTGTGTACACATCAGTGATGGAATCCACTGCAGATGGAAAAACAGCACAACATATTCATGTAATGGTAATAATACTtagtttctttttattattgttgacAAATCctgtgaaaagaccaaaacaaaggtctagtcattttagacattttaatgtggaaatgctacatattatatatttaagtGCAACAGTGTTAATATTTTGATGTATTACCAAAGTGTATTATTATCGTCTGCATCAAAAATTCTATTAAACAGTTGTTAAAGGGAGTTCTGGCTTTGTTGGCTGATACAGTATGAAGAAACTTTTGAGCCTGAGCTATGATGAGTCTTATCCTTcgaagaacagaaacaaacagcagtcacCATTTTCCTGCTAGGGCGGTCAGATACACTGCAGCTAATGGCTCACACATTCCTCAGCACATTCCCTTCTGACTCTGATTTTAAACCTTAATGGATTTAATGGACAAATTCCAACGACTGCATTCACTGTGCAGTTCAAAGAACCAAAAAGCACCCATAATTGTGTAGTGTGGTAAAGGGTTGTTAATTGACGACGCTGGATCCAAAGTTCCCGGGTAAAGGTTGAGGTCTACCTAATTATACACGGAAGAAGTCATTGGATTCATTACTGAAACAAATTTAATGTCAGTAAAAGGTTATTGAGTGTATATCCAAAGTTGAGTTTTTGTATGGCAATGTGTTGCTCTGCTTCTTTGAATACACAGTACCCTTTGTGCCCAGAGCTTGATCATTATATACTTTTACAAGTTCCCTCCCTCACAGAGTTCGGTCAGAGCACACAGCGCAGTCTATTAACATTATGCCCGGAGAGATGATTTAAAAGggacaagaaacaaacaaaatgacagaaacgaGAGCTGAGGgctaaaatacaaagaaacatttaacatGTGATGAATGTGGGGTCTTCACTGTAACCTACCAGTCTCATCTTCTGATTTCTCATCCTGATCCAGAGCACCAGACTCAGATGCTTCTTTAGCATAGCTGAACAGCACACTGGCCTCTCTGGTATCTGAGAGCAAAGGACTGACTTGGACAACAGCAAACTGACAATACGTTACTTTACAGCAGGAAGACGTTTTTCCCCTCACACTGCACAACGAGGTCTTCATGTACAAAATGCACATAAGCAGAAAACCACATATAAGTAGTTATTAACAAAAACCTTAGTCTGATCTTTAAGTTTAGGCTTGCCATAAGTGACTTTCCTACTGGTTGTGTAGAGGTATTGTAGTTTGGGATGTATATGCCTGTGGTCAACTTTGCGTGAGTTTTATGAACAATGTGATATAAATTATCGATTTAAGATGTGAAGAATTGATAGACCCTTTCTTTTAAACACCAGCCAcagttctgtctctctgccaaACTGTCCACTGAATAACACATGTGTCTTGTCTTCTTGTATTTTGTCCTccaaaaagtttgattttctcttttagtCCACGGCTGCTCCTCACTAAACTCTCATTAGTGCTGACATTATATGGAAATCAAACTGGAAATCACAAAGCAGGTGCCATCAATTGTATCAGTTATAAATGTTATTCTTAGAACCTGCTTAAGCAAGATTTTTTATGTTCAACATCTTTTATGATTTGAATGTCAACACACAATTGGAAATCTTAAGATTGGTAAAGACTGCTGTGATGTCTTACCAGGGTTGACAGTGATAATGGTTTTCGAGTTCACGGTTGCTGTCATGCCATTGCGAAAGCTGTCAAAACTAATCTTTGCATCAGCTATGAAGAgcactttgaaaaataaaagttaaaacaacagTAAGCTatcttaaacacaaacacacagtcacatctcAGATATCCACGTCcatgtttctcttcagcacagTATGTTAATGGGACGTGACAGGCAGgaataacatttaaataaagattcATTATGCGGTTGAGAATGAGTAGCAGCTGTTAACCTACCCGTCTCCTTCGGTATCAAAGTTTGCACAAGCTGAATGGCTTCTCTGTCCCAGCTGTGAGTGAAACAGAGGTCAGGGAGTTACTCAGGGGAGAGCACAGTGAAAATCAAACACGCATGCAGGTTAATCTAAAGCTTTCTGTGCTAAAGATACAGAGGGGTGATCCAAGGGGCCAGTGAGATGTAATACGGCACAAAAGCATCAGAAGTAATAAATCTTTATTCATTTTCCAAATGAATAAACAAGCTTGACACACCAGACCAGAGGGAAGGAAGAGACAGAGTCATCAAAGAGCTTTACTTCCAGCCGCTGCCCTTTGCGTCTGTCTGAAGTGGTGAACTGCTTCGGCTCTCCGATctgcaaaatgtaaacagaatCATCTGCAGTTCCTATCACAATATCTTCCCTTCCTGTAAGAAATGCAGAAACTTTAAGTGTGGGGTCTGGCCTCTCTATGAACCATGATGTAGCCACACAGACAATACAGACAGTGTACGCTGTTAAGAAATTTATAAGATATGGATTAAGTCAATTTGGAAAACTGCGATATGCTTGATTTTCAAACTTGTTTTAGCCAAAGAAATATTTGCTCAGCATCCACACTCATTGTCAAAAACAGTTCACTTCATGCTTATCACGCCTGACTTTTCCATAGCTCACTTTCATAATGTTACACTTTGTAACAAGCCTTCCCTtcttgttaatgttgtttttaaggTCAGGAAACTTTAACAACCTATTTTCCACCATAGTCGAGCttactgtggagaaaaaaaaacatctgaaaaaccACCATCTAATGCAATCAGCGTGTGAAGAAgttggaaaatgtattttggttTTGAATCAATTTTCCTTCACATTCTGCATGAAAATACCTCTCgaaaatcaatattttcattaCCAGTTGGAACTATGATTGCTTCAATGACAAACACCTATTTGACTGCAAATCATGACTGTAGGCTCATCAAAATCCTCCCAGCAGGATTCAAACTGTTTTTGAAAGACTCAGTCGATCACATAAACATaccacaattttttttaaaaaaaggggggcattaaaaaaaagaaaagtaataaaaaacaaGCTAATGGCCCTCAACTCCCAAACATCCACCCTAAAACACTGTAATTAAGGCAGCTATAAGGCAGCCTGTTCATGTCAGGCAACATGCACAAAGCTGTACCATGACTTTGAATATTTCCTCCAAAAATACAGTCTGTCAGTCCTACTGGACCAAAGTGCTGGACACCTCTGGAGGGCTGTCCACAGGTACGGCCGTgttatttgtgctttaaaatgtgGCCAGTATGAAACAATCAGAGAATAACGATATAATGTTTCTTTACTGCTTCGTTTGTTGTAataccactctctctctcttcattcactatCTAGctcactttaatttaaaaaaaaaacctgttaaaaaaacaacaattccTAGAAATGCTTAAACTGATACATAAAAGCATGAATTCATTCAAAGGTGAACTTCTCCCTTAATACTGCTCAACACTGAATAACGGTGATCAAAGCTTTAAAGCTTTCTACCAACTTCACTGCAGCCAGTATATTTATCACTGCTCCATCCAGCCTCTGCCCATTGGCCACAATGTCTCCCAGAGAGTAGAAATCCCTGGAGTCCTTCACTGGCAGGTGGATCAGTGGCAGAAGCCTGTCATTGGTGTCCATGtcagcacaaagacacaccTGGGAATGAGCCTCCGTCACCAGCAGCCTGTAGAGGCTGAGACAGTAGATGCAGTCATTACACACAGTTACATCATACTTTACTCAGTATTACATTGTGTTAACCCCACTACCCTTAAGCTGTCTAAAAGCAAAGAGTGAGGACAACTCTGATGCAACATCTGTATCGAAAGTGTCGATTACCTTGGTGTTGTGGGACAGAATCTGTCCCCTTTCTCTGGGTCTTTGTTGGCAACTAAAGGGTTTTCAatgatgactgaaaaaaataataagaaacaaATTTGTGCATAGACATGAAGGTAAACttcatgctttttgttttaaaagtttatCAGTTATATTCCATGTTACTACATTGTCCTTTTTGCAAAGATTTTTatgttgcttgtttttcattctACAATTACATAAATGTGTCATAACAAGATTATGGTTTTACtgtaattaatatatttttcccCCACAAATTCTATTGAATTTTTAAGCTT
The Scatophagus argus isolate fScaArg1 chromosome 21, fScaArg1.pri, whole genome shotgun sequence genome window above contains:
- the bricd5 gene encoding BRICHOS domain-containing protein 5 isoform X1, which encodes MSVILGFMLGCIHLCLHPILRLFKQLVTASCVCLQDGDSAASSQSHFPHKAFWVSLSASLLLVIVALGLTGHLGLSQSSQSSQIVRITVPDQTGVLINQSAVVDQQNDLVTFLVTSPANKTSAVLFDVKHGLICYKPVDQESCFLQKMEKSDYDNVRSLLHESTHKQSQFQLSGNETHRQMEFLGVLGASQVDVSTLEEPVQALCQDRSVHWTRRTEGPGKQRLVYFCIDICFPSNICVSVCFYYLPE
- the bricd5 gene encoding BRICHOS domain-containing protein 5 isoform X2; its protein translation is MSVILGFMLGCIHLCLHPILRLFKQLVTASCVCLQDGDSAASSQSHFPHKAFWVSLSASLLLVIVALGLTGHLGLSQSSQSSQIVRITVPDQTGVLINQSAVVDQQNDLVTFLVTSPANKTSAVLFDVKHGLICYKPVDQESCFLQKMEKSDYDNVRSLLHESTHKSQFQLSGNETHRQMEFLGVLGASQVDVSTLEEPVQALCQDRSVHWTRRTEGPGKQRLVYFCIDICFPSNICVSVCFYYLPE
- the bricd5 gene encoding BRICHOS domain-containing protein 5 isoform X3 translates to MVRCWKHPADRLEEAQCADGDSAASSQSHFPHKAFWVSLSASLLLVIVALGLTGHLGLSQSSQSSQIVRITVPDQTGVLINQSAVVDQQNDLVTFLVTSPANKTSAVLFDVKHGLICYKPVDQESCFLQKMEKSDYDNVRSLLHESTHKQSQFQLSGNETHRQMEFLGVLGASQVDVSTLEEPVQALCQDRSVHWTRRTEGPGKQRLVYFCIDICFPSNICVSVCFYYLPE
- the mlst8 gene encoding target of rapamycin complex subunit lst8, which gives rise to MNVNQGTVGSDPVILATAGYDHTVRFWQAHSGICTRTVQHQDSQVNSLEVTPDRSMIAAAGYQHIRMYDLNSNNPNPVINYDGVSKNITSVGFHEDGRWMYTGGEDCMARIWDLRSRNLQCQRIFQVNAPINCVCLHPNQAELIVGDQSGVIHIWDLKTDHNEQLIPEPEVSVNSVHIDPDASYMAAVNSSGNCYVWNLAGGIGDEVTQLIPKTKIPAHKRYSLRCKFSPDSTLLATCSADQTCKIWRTSNFSLMTELSIKSNNPGETSRGWMWDCAFSGDSQYIVTASSDNLARLWCVETGEIKREYSGHQKAVVCLAFNDSVLG